A window of Mesomycoplasma lagogenitalium contains these coding sequences:
- a CDS encoding ABC transporter ATP-binding protein, with protein sequence MVKLNNKPSGKRIRLAKGEMKKISKRLFSTLWKEYKWQIIFAIIFIILSACGMLFQQLFVGKILIDGFFKDFNLENFKNGSWTFNESGFVLMMAFSASIFAVSLVSQFAYNKIMVNLTYKFTTKLRNQMYNHLQSLPISYFDKNQKGDILAKFTSDIDTLNIFISQSLPQLINAIFTLSTSLVIMFVLNWFLAILTIILSIILFIPLVLLGAKSAKHFAKRQKVNGHLSGYAEEMISGIRVVKVFNYEEKSKNEFEKINLQLSKVEEKANIFANTLFPIAMNMGNIVFALISIIGGVILVSSINSSVFLLTIGTLVSFTQFARSFAYPISTVSQQTNTISLALAGAFRIFSILDTIPEEDNGKITSVKIMKNYETNEISEVDLEDVFGVYAWKIPLENGKFTYKTVKGDIEFKNVSFGYTNEKMILKDINLEAKQGQKIALVGPTGAGKTTITNLLNRFYDIQKGEILYDGINIKEIEKASLRRLLSVVLQETSLFTDTIKNNIAYGQNEANDYIMEDVSIMTNLTHFIQNQSHSYDTLLKDSGNELSQGQKQLFSIARASYTGAPVLILDEATSSIDTKTEVTVQNAMDKLMIGKTSFVIAHRLSTIQNSDVILVMKDGQIVERGNHDELIAKQGDYYTLWNNALAKAND encoded by the coding sequence ATGGTGAAATTGAATAATAAACCTTCAGGAAAAAGAATTCGTTTAGCAAAAGGGGAAATGAAAAAAATATCTAAAAGACTTTTTTCAACCCTTTGAAAAGAATATAAATGACAAATAATTTTTGCGATTATTTTTATAATTTTATCAGCTTGTGGAATGTTATTTCAACAATTATTTGTCGGAAAAATCTTAATAGATGGATTTTTTAAAGATTTTAATTTAGAAAACTTTAAAAATGGAAGTTGAACTTTTAATGAAAGTGGTTTTGTTTTAATGATGGCATTTTCAGCATCAATATTTGCAGTAAGTTTAGTATCCCAATTTGCATATAATAAAATTATGGTTAATTTGACTTATAAATTTACTACAAAATTAAGAAATCAAATGTACAATCATTTACAAAGTTTGCCAATTTCTTATTTTGATAAAAATCAAAAAGGAGATATTTTAGCTAAATTTACAAGCGATATTGACACATTAAATATTTTCATTTCTCAAAGTTTACCTCAATTGATTAATGCTATTTTTACTTTAAGTACATCGCTAGTTATAATGTTTGTTTTAAACTGATTTTTAGCAATTTTAACAATTATATTATCAATTATTTTATTTATACCATTAGTTCTTTTAGGAGCTAAATCAGCAAAACATTTTGCTAAGAGACAAAAAGTAAATGGTCATTTATCAGGTTATGCTGAAGAAATGATTTCAGGAATCAGAGTCGTTAAAGTATTTAATTACGAAGAAAAAAGTAAAAATGAATTTGAAAAAATTAATCTTCAATTATCAAAAGTAGAAGAAAAAGCAAATATATTTGCTAATACATTATTTCCAATTGCTATGAATATGGGAAATATTGTTTTTGCATTAATTTCTATAATTGGTGGAGTAATTTTAGTTAGTTCAATTAATAGTTCGGTATTTTTACTAACAATAGGAACACTAGTATCATTCACTCAATTTGCAAGAAGTTTTGCTTATCCAATTTCTACCGTATCACAACAAACTAATACCATTTCTTTAGCTCTTGCTGGAGCATTTAGAATTTTTTCAATTTTAGACACTATTCCAGAGGAAGATAATGGAAAAATTACTAGTGTTAAAATTATGAAAAATTATGAAACTAATGAAATTTCAGAAGTAGATTTAGAAGACGTTTTTGGAGTTTATGCTTGAAAAATTCCTTTAGAAAATGGTAAATTTACATATAAAACTGTTAAAGGTGATATTGAATTTAAAAATGTATCTTTTGGATACACAAATGAAAAAATGATTTTAAAAGATATTAATTTGGAAGCTAAACAAGGACAAAAAATTGCTTTAGTTGGACCTACAGGAGCCGGAAAAACTACTATAACAAATCTTTTAAATCGTTTTTATGATATTCAAAAGGGTGAAATTTTATACGATGGAATTAATATTAAGGAAATTGAAAAAGCATCACTAAGAAGACTTTTATCGGTTGTTTTACAAGAAACATCTTTATTTACCGACACTATTAAAAATAATATTGCTTATGGACAAAATGAAGCAAATGATTATATAATGGAAGATGTTTCGATAATGACCAACTTAACCCACTTTATACAAAATCAAAGTCATTCGTATGATACCTTATTAAAAGATTCGGGAAATGAATTATCACAAGGGCAAAAACAATTATTTTCAATTGCAAGAGCAAGCTATACAGGGGCACCTGTTTTAATTTTAGATGAAGCAACAAGTAGTATTGATACAAAAACGGAAGTGACTGTTCAAAATGCAATGGACAAATTAATGATTGGTAAAACATCGTTTGTTATCGCTCACAGACTAAGTACTATTCAAAATTCTGATGTTATTTTAGTGATGAAAGACGGACAAATAGTTGAACGAGGAAATCATGATGAATTAATTGCTAAACAAGGTGATTATTACACTCTATGAAATAACGCTTTAGCGAAAGCGAACGATTAA
- a CDS encoding ABC transporter ATP-binding protein: MKEQAVLKNKISLWKITERTRFFIIVVLLTTMSEIVMQLFMPFFVKNLIDEGIVKQNLDVVVKFGSLLIGMAVGSLMLGVLGGVFIAKISAILTFNIRKEIFNNVQKFSFGNIDKFSTGAILNRMLNDANNVQTAFIMMIRAFVRAIFMLIGALFFSFSQSPQLSMMFLVIIPILIITSGIIWWKAFPIYVKLLKKYDEYNFKLQENLSGIRTIKSYTTEKHEASILEKIVNKVMKSNIKSSTLSIYGQVVTMGIIFASLLSVAIIGKQQILDGKMEIGLLAAFVSYVWQVTMSLMLLTMVFSNVALSIPSWKRIKDIINEESKIDENINGKTEIKNGNIRFENVFMKYHEEEGYSLEDINIDIKHGQTIGVIGQIGSGKTTFVSLISRLYDTTKGQVFVGDEDVKNYNVHSLRDAIAVVLQKNTLFKGTIRSNLKWGKQDASDQEMYEALENSGILDFVKDLEKGLDSEVEQGGNNFSGGQKQRLSIARALIKKPKILILDDSTSAVDAKTEKQIRNAFNTKINDCTKIIISQRVSSIEQSDKIVVLNEGKILAVGTHQELLNNCEFYAWLNETQKSKGGYGEIE, from the coding sequence TTGAAAGAACAAGCAGTTTTAAAAAACAAAATTTCTCTTTGAAAAATTACTGAAAGAACCAGATTTTTTATCATTGTTGTTTTATTAACAACGATGTCTGAAATAGTTATGCAACTGTTTATGCCATTTTTTGTAAAAAACTTGATTGACGAAGGGATTGTTAAACAAAACCTTGATGTCGTGGTTAAGTTTGGTAGTTTGTTAATTGGAATGGCCGTTGGTAGTTTGATGCTCGGAGTTTTAGGTGGAGTTTTTATAGCAAAAATATCTGCTATTTTAACTTTTAATATTCGAAAAGAAATTTTCAATAATGTTCAAAAATTTTCATTTGGAAACATTGATAAGTTTTCTACTGGAGCAATTTTAAACAGAATGCTAAATGATGCTAATAATGTTCAAACGGCATTTATAATGATGATAAGAGCATTTGTGAGAGCGATTTTTATGTTAATAGGAGCATTATTCTTCTCCTTTAGTCAAAGTCCACAATTATCAATGATGTTTTTAGTTATTATTCCTATTTTAATTATTACATCAGGAATAATATGATGAAAGGCATTTCCAATTTATGTAAAATTATTAAAAAAATATGATGAATATAATTTTAAATTACAAGAAAATTTATCAGGAATAAGAACAATTAAATCATATACTACAGAAAAACATGAAGCATCAATTTTAGAAAAAATTGTCAATAAAGTGATGAAATCTAATATAAAAAGTTCAACTTTAAGTATTTATGGTCAAGTTGTTACAATGGGTATTATATTCGCTTCTTTATTAAGTGTTGCAATAATTGGGAAACAACAAATTCTTGATGGGAAAATGGAAATCGGTTTATTAGCAGCATTTGTTTCTTATGTATGACAAGTTACAATGTCATTAATGCTTTTAACAATGGTGTTTTCCAATGTTGCCCTTTCTATACCTAGTTGAAAAAGAATTAAAGATATAATTAATGAAGAAAGTAAAATCGATGAAAATATTAATGGAAAAACAGAAATAAAAAACGGAAATATTCGATTTGAAAATGTGTTTATGAAATATCACGAAGAAGAAGGCTATTCACTAGAGGATATTAATATCGATATTAAACACGGTCAGACAATTGGAGTAATTGGACAAATTGGAAGTGGTAAAACCACCTTTGTTTCTCTTATTTCAAGACTTTATGACACTACAAAAGGGCAAGTTTTTGTAGGTGATGAAGATGTTAAAAATTATAATGTTCATTCATTAAGAGATGCTATTGCAGTAGTTTTACAAAAAAATACATTATTTAAAGGTACTATTCGTTCTAACTTAAAATGAGGAAAACAAGATGCGAGCGATCAAGAAATGTATGAAGCATTAGAAAATTCGGGAATTTTAGATTTTGTTAAAGATTTAGAAAAAGGATTAGATAGCGAAGTAGAACAAGGCGGAAACAATTTTTCAGGAGGTCAAAAGCAAAGACTTTCAATTGCTAGAGCATTAATTAAAAAACCAAAAATTTTAATTTTAGATGATTCTACATCTGCTGTTGATGCTAAAACTGAAAAACAAATTAGAAATGCTTTTAATACAAAAATCAATGATTGCACTAAAATTATAATTTCTCAAAGAGTTTCTTCAATTGAACAATCGGATAAAATAGTTGTTTTAAATGAAGGAAAAATTTTAGCAGTTGGAACACATCAAGAGTTATTAAATAACTGCGAATTTTATGCTTGATTAAACGAAACTCAAAAATCAAAAGGAGGTTATGGTGAAATTGAATAA
- the leuS gene encoding leucine--tRNA ligase, with the protein MYNHKKIEKKWQDIWEKTKAFKTTDKSKEKYYVLDMFPYPSASGLHVGHPEGYTATDIVARYKRLKGFDVLHPIGWDAFGLPAEQYAIKTGNHPAPFTQKNIKEFTRQLKSLGFSYDWDKTIDTTDPKFYKWTQWIFKKLYENNLAEIKEIDVNWCQELGTVLANEEVVVNEKGERVSERGNFPVVRKPMKQWVLKITEYAEKLLEGLKNVDFPESLKTLQENWIGKSTGHNVVFKIENSNETIKVFTTRLETIFGVSFIAIAPEHDLVKSLLSNKKIKEFIEYTKTLSDRDRISNIKEQNGIYTQINAIHPLTNELIPIWIADYVLNSYGTGAIMGVPDGDERDKKFASKYSLKVKNILIKKDEYEYLINSQEFSNLNIFDAKNQIFEKMKKQDLAKEKISYKIRDWIFSRQRYWGEPFPVYFDENENIYLEENIVELPYMENIKPSQTGESPLANNKQWLYFEKNGKTYKRETNTMPQWAGSSWYFLAYILKNDDGSYLALDSKEAYEKFKKWLPVDLYIGGQEHAVGHLIYSRFWHKFLYDIKVLPNQEPFQKVVNQGMILGPDGQKMSKSRGNVINPDEIVEELGADTLRVYEMFMGPLVDTKEWSVETIKGIRRWLDRVQTIIYKFADNKSLLDENHFDKEFQSIWQSTILEVSNAIENLKFNIAISKLMIFINALYKIEKIHSYKPLIDFSILLSPFAPHLAEEFLEKLNQKQLLFQTWPTYDEKLIVINSVKIPVQINGKVRAILEKNEEDDENSLFEKALNNQNVKKHIESKKINKKIYIKDKIIIFNTN; encoded by the coding sequence ATGTATAATCACAAAAAAATAGAAAAAAAATGACAAGACATTTGAGAAAAAACTAAAGCGTTTAAAACAACCGATAAATCAAAAGAAAAATATTATGTTTTAGATATGTTTCCTTATCCTTCGGCTTCTGGACTTCATGTAGGACATCCTGAAGGTTATACTGCGACCGACATTGTTGCTAGATACAAAAGATTAAAAGGATTTGATGTATTACACCCAATCGGTTGAGATGCTTTCGGTCTTCCTGCAGAACAATATGCAATAAAAACCGGGAATCATCCAGCTCCATTTACTCAAAAAAATATTAAAGAATTTACTAGACAATTAAAAAGTTTAGGTTTTTCTTATGATTGAGACAAAACAATTGATACAACCGATCCTAAATTTTATAAATGAACTCAGTGGATTTTTAAAAAATTATATGAAAATAATTTAGCTGAAATAAAAGAAATTGATGTAAACTGATGTCAAGAATTAGGAACCGTTTTAGCAAATGAAGAAGTTGTAGTTAATGAAAAAGGGGAAAGAGTAAGTGAAAGAGGTAATTTTCCAGTAGTTAGAAAACCGATGAAACAATGAGTTTTAAAAATCACTGAGTATGCTGAAAAATTATTAGAAGGTCTAAAAAATGTTGATTTTCCTGAATCGTTAAAAACTTTACAAGAAAATTGAATTGGAAAATCAACAGGTCATAATGTCGTTTTCAAAATTGAAAATTCCAATGAAACTATAAAAGTGTTTACTACTAGACTAGAAACAATTTTTGGAGTCTCATTCATAGCAATTGCCCCAGAACATGATTTAGTAAAATCATTATTAAGCAATAAAAAAATTAAAGAATTTATTGAATATACAAAAACTTTAAGTGATAGAGATCGAATTTCTAACATCAAAGAACAAAATGGAATTTATACACAAATTAATGCAATCCACCCATTAACTAATGAATTAATTCCGATATGAATAGCTGATTATGTTTTAAATTCTTATGGAACTGGGGCTATAATGGGCGTTCCTGATGGCGATGAAAGAGATAAAAAATTTGCTAGCAAATATTCACTAAAAGTTAAAAATATTTTAATTAAAAAAGATGAATATGAATATTTAATTAATTCACAAGAATTTAGCAATTTAAATATTTTTGATGCAAAAAATCAAATTTTTGAAAAAATGAAAAAGCAAGATCTTGCAAAAGAAAAAATCAGTTATAAAATCAGAGATTGAATTTTTTCAAGACAAAGATATTGAGGAGAACCCTTTCCTGTTTATTTTGATGAAAATGAAAATATTTATTTAGAGGAAAATATTGTTGAATTGCCTTATATGGAAAATATCAAACCATCACAAACTGGCGAATCTCCTTTAGCAAATAATAAGCAGTGATTATATTTTGAAAAAAACGGAAAAACTTATAAAAGAGAAACTAATACAATGCCACAATGAGCAGGAAGTTCATGATACTTTTTAGCTTATATTTTGAAAAATGATGACGGTAGTTATCTTGCTTTAGATAGTAAAGAAGCATATGAAAAATTTAAAAAATGGTTACCTGTAGATCTATATATAGGGGGGCAAGAGCATGCTGTCGGTCATTTGATTTATTCAAGATTTTGACATAAGTTTTTATATGATATAAAAGTTTTACCTAATCAAGAACCATTTCAAAAAGTAGTTAATCAAGGAATGATTTTAGGACCGGATGGACAAAAAATGTCTAAAAGTAGAGGTAATGTTATTAATCCCGATGAAATTGTTGAAGAACTTGGTGCTGATACATTAAGAGTTTATGAAATGTTTATGGGTCCACTAGTTGATACAAAAGAGTGAAGTGTTGAAACAATCAAGGGAATTAGAAGATGATTAGATCGTGTGCAAACAATTATCTATAAATTTGCAGATAATAAATCATTATTAGATGAAAATCATTTTGATAAAGAATTTCAATCTATATGACAATCGACTATATTAGAAGTATCTAATGCAATTGAAAATTTAAAATTTAATATTGCAATTAGCAAATTAATGATTTTTATTAATGCTTTGTATAAAATTGAAAAAATTCATTCATATAAACCTTTAATTGATTTTTCAATTTTACTTTCACCTTTTGCTCCTCACTTAGCAGAAGAATTTTTAGAAAAACTAAATCAAAAGCAATTATTATTTCAAACTTGACCAACTTATGATGAAAAATTAATTGTTATAAATTCAGTTAAAATACCTGTTCAAATTAATGGTAAAGTAAGAGCGATTTTAGAAAAAAATGAAGAAGATGATGAAAATTCGCTTTTTGAAAAAGCATTAAATAATCAAAATGTTAAAAAACATATAGAAAGCAAAAAAATAAATAAAAAAATTTACATTAAAGATAAAATAATTATTTTTAATACAAATTAA
- the thiI gene encoding tRNA uracil 4-sulfurtransferase ThiI, with product MYDLILIRYGELVLKGGNRKQFTNTLKQNIIKQVGEVPIVAFDRMYLNYSEDNLRRLNYVFGISSFSPVKKVETNIEKIKEIVLQELDPNSKTFRLNCHRNWKKFEYNSEQIINIVASQILKNTNKKVDLFNYDEKINIEIRENYSYIFNKSYKGLDGLPVGISGKTLHLISGGIDSPVAAYELMKRGVHVDFLSFITPPHTDDKTIEKVNRIVQLLSNYQGGSKLFQINYTDLMNYIGFVSDQSYKINLMRRSFYRIADIIAKKGNYLAISNGENLGQVASQTMESIYVIGSQTSLPIYRPLLTFNKNDTIKIAQKIKTYEISIEKANEACEIFAPKRPVIKPTFIHAEKLENELSEIKELENQAIETKMTFSRFKNILQ from the coding sequence ATGTACGATTTAATTTTGATAAGATATGGTGAACTTGTTTTAAAAGGAGGAAATAGAAAGCAATTTACTAACACCTTAAAACAAAATATAATAAAGCAAGTAGGAGAAGTTCCGATAGTTGCTTTTGATAGAATGTACTTAAATTATAGCGAAGATAATTTACGAAGATTAAACTACGTTTTTGGAATTTCTTCTTTTTCCCCTGTTAAAAAAGTTGAAACTAATATTGAAAAAATTAAGGAAATAGTTTTGCAAGAATTAGATCCTAATTCTAAAACATTTAGATTAAATTGTCACAGAAATTGAAAAAAATTCGAATATAACTCAGAACAAATTATTAATATAGTCGCATCACAAATTTTAAAAAACACTAATAAGAAAGTAGATTTGTTTAATTACGATGAAAAAATTAACATCGAAATTAGAGAAAATTATAGTTATATTTTTAATAAATCTTATAAAGGTTTAGATGGATTACCTGTTGGTATATCAGGAAAAACGCTCCATTTAATTTCCGGAGGAATTGATTCCCCTGTTGCTGCATATGAATTGATGAAAAGAGGAGTTCATGTTGATTTTCTTTCGTTTATAACACCGCCACACACTGATGATAAAACAATAGAAAAAGTAAATAGAATCGTACAACTTTTATCAAATTATCAAGGTGGCTCGAAATTATTTCAAATCAATTATACTGATTTAATGAATTATATTGGTTTTGTTTCCGATCAATCGTATAAAATAAATTTAATGAGAAGAAGTTTTTATCGAATAGCAGATATAATTGCTAAAAAAGGAAATTATTTAGCAATTTCAAATGGTGAAAATTTAGGTCAAGTTGCATCACAAACGATGGAATCAATTTATGTAATTGGAAGTCAAACAAGTTTACCAATTTATCGACCGCTATTAACTTTTAATAAAAATGATACAATCAAAATAGCACAGAAAATTAAAACATATGAAATTTCTATTGAAAAAGCAAATGAAGCATGCGAAATTTTTGCTCCCAAAAGACCTGTTATTAAGCCGACATTTATTCATGCTGAAAAATTAGAAAATGAATTAAGCGAAATTAAAGAATTAGAAAATCAAGCAATTGAAACAAAAATGACTTTTAGTCGTTTTAAAAACATTTTACAATAG